Genomic DNA from Deltaproteobacteria bacterium:
GCGGAGCGCGCGCGCGTGGGGCGGCTCTTCGCCCTGCGCCGGCAGCTGCGGCGCGCGGGGGCGCAGCACGTGGCCGGCGTCGACGAGGTGGGGATGGGCCCCCTGGCGGGACCGGTGGTGGCCGCCGCGGTGATCCTGCCCGACCGCGTCGAGCTGCCCGGACTCGACGACTCGAAGCGCGTGCCGCGGCCCGTGCGCGAGCGGCTCGCGGAGGCGATTCGCGCGCAGGCCGTCGCGCTGGCGGTCGGGGAGGTGGAGCCGGCCGAGCTCGATCGCCTCAACGTCTATCGCGCCGGGCTCGAGGCGATGCGCCGTGCCGTCGTCGCGCTGGCGCCTGCCGCGGACCACCTGCTCGTGGACGCCCGCACCGTTCCCGGCACAGGCTGTCACCAGACGCGGCTCGTCCAGGGCGACTCCCGGGACGGCTCGATCGCCGCGGCGTCGATCGTCGCCAAGGTCCACCGCGATGCGATCATGCGCCGGCTCGAGGACCAGCACCCCGGCTACGGCTTTGCCCGCCACATGGGCTATGCCACCCGCGAGCACCTGGCCGCGCTGCGCCGGCTCGGTCCGTGCCCGGCGCATCGCCGCTCGTTCCAGCCCTGCGCGCAGCCGACCCTGCTCTGAGCCGTGCCGCGGATCCGCGTCGAGCCCGGGGACTTCGTCGTCGACGAGCTGCCGCTCTACGGGCCGGTCGGGACCGGCGGGCACACCTTCGTGCGCATCGAGAAGCGGGGCCGCGATACCGAGGAGGTGGCGCGTGCGCTCGCGCGCGCGGCGGGTGCCGCGCCGCGCGACATCGGCTACGCGGGCCGCAAGGACCGCCATGGCCTGACCCGCCAGTGGCTCTCGGTCCCGGGGCTCGACCCCGACCGCGCCCTCGCGCTCGAGCTGCCGGGCGTCCGTGTCCTCGAGGCCGCCCGCCATCCGCACAAGCTGCGCACCGGCCAGCTGCGCGGGAACGCCTTCGCGATCGTGGTGCGCGAGGTCGACGCCGGCCTCGCTGCGCGGGCGCAGGAGCGGCTCGCGGAGCTGCTGCGCACGGGCCTGCCGAACCGCTTCGGTGCGCAGCGTTTCGGACGCCAGGCGGACAACGCAGAACGAGGCCGCGCGGTGCTGGCGGGCGAGCTCCGGCTGCGCGATCGGCGCGTCGCGCGCTTCCTGGTGTCGGCTCTGCAGGCGGCCGTCTTCAACGAGGCCCTGGCGCGGCGCACCGCGTCGCTCGCTGCCGTCGAGCCCGGCGACGTGGCCCAGGTGGTCGCCTCGGGTGGGCTCTTCCTCGTCGAGGATCTCGCGCGCGAGGGTCCGCGCGCCGCACGTTTCGAGATCAGCGCGACGGGTCCGATCTTCGGCGCCGGGGATCGTGCGCCAGCGCCCGCCGGCGCCCCCGCCGCCCGCGAGCGCGCAGCGCTCGAGGTGTGGGGTGTCGACGCGGAGTGGCTCCGGCACCCGCCGCCCGGGCTGCGCCTGCGCGGCGCGCGCCGGCCGCTGCGCGTGCCGGTCGGGGACGCGGCCAGCGAGCACGCGGACGGCACGCTCCGGCTCCGCTTCACGCTGCCCGCCGGCAGCTATGCCACCGTGCTCCTCGAGGAGCTGCTCGGCAGCTTCGAGGACGCGCGCGGCTGCGCTGACGGGGACCCGGCGGCTGGGTACACTCGTCCCTCCGAGCCGTCTCGCCGCGCCTCCGGCGATCCGGGGCACGGCGGCGCGGACGCTACGGCGCAGCGCGCCCTCCCCCGGAGGAATCCCCACGTGAAGATCGCCGCCGACATGACCGAGCTGATCGGCAACACGCCGCTCGTGAGGCTCAACCGCGTCACCCGCGGCGCTCACGCCACCGTCGTCGCGAAGCTGGAGAGCCAGAACCCGGCCGCCAGCGTGAAGGACCGCATCGGGCTCTCCATGATCGAGGCGGCCGAGCGCGCCGGGCGGATCGCCGCCGGCAAGACCGTGATCGTCGAGCCCACCAGCGGCAACACCGGCATCGCGCTGGCGCTGGTGGCAGCGGTGAAGGGCTACCGCTGCGTGCTGGTGATGCCCGAGACGATGAGCCCGGAGCGGCGCGTCGTCCTGCGCGCGCTCGGCGCGAAGCTGGTGCTCACCGAGGGGCCGAAGGGCATGCGCGGCGCGATCGACAAGGCCAAGGAGCTGCTGGCGAGGATCCCCGACTCGTTCATGCCGCAGCAGTTCGAGAACCCGGCCAACCCCGACGTGCACCGCCGCACCACCGCCGAGGAGCTCTGGCGCGACACCGATGGCAAGATCGACGCCCTGATCTCGGGCGTCGGCACGGGCGGCACGATCACCGGCGTCGCGCAGACGATCAAGGCGCGCCGTCCCTCGTTCCAGGCGATCGCCGTCGAGCCCACCACGAGCGCCGTCCTCTCGGGAGGCCCTCCCGGACCGCACAAGATCCAGGGCCTCGGCGCGGGCTTCGTCCCCGAGGTGCTCGACACGAAGCTGCTCGATGGCGTGATCCAGGTCGACAACGAGCCGGCCTTCGTGATGGCGCGCCGGCTCGCCGCCGAGGAGGGGATCCTGTGCGGGATCTCCTCGGGTGCCAACGTCCATGCCGCGGTCGAGTACGCGAAGCGGCCCGAGAACGAGGGCAAGCTCGTGGTGGTGATCGTTCCGGACTTCGGCGAGCGCTACCTCAACACCGACCTGTTCGCGCCCTTCCGCTACGAAGGGAGCGACGACGTCTGAGAGCGGCTCCACGACCGCGGGGCCGGGCGGGCCGCTGGTGCTGGCGCATCGGGGGCGCATCCCCCGGATCGACCCGAGCGCCTGGCTCGCGCCCGGCGCGGTCGTGGTGGGCGACGTCGTGATCGGACCCGAGACCAGCGTCTGGTTCGGCAGCGTGGTGCGCGGCGACGTGCACCAGATCCGGATCGGGGCGCGCAGCAACCTGCAGGATCACTGCGTCGTGCACGTCACGAAGGAGCGCTTCCCGGCCTGGATCGGAGACGGGGTCACCGTCGGCCACCGGGCGACGGTCCACGGCTGCACGGTGCGTGACGGCGCGCTGGTGGGGATTGCCGCGGTGGTGCTGGACGGGGCCGAGGTGGGCGAGGAGGCGCTGGTCGGGGCGGGCGCCCTGGTACCACCGGGAGCCAAGATCCCGGCGCGCCACCTGGCGCACGGGGTGCCGGCCCGCGTCGTGCGCCCGCTCCGCGAGGAGGAGCTGCGCGAGCAGCGCGAACGGGCGCTCGAGTACGTCGAGACGGCGCGCGCCTACCCGAGGAGCGGGCGATGAGCGAGAGCGGCTCCGCCCGCCGTCCGGCTGCGCCGCCGCCGCGCCCGCGCCGTGCCGAGAAGCGGGCGCTCCAGCGCCAGCGGATCCTCGAGTCGGCGCGGCTGGTCTTCTTCCGCGACGGCTTCATGGCGGCGAACCTCGACGAGGTTGCGGAGCGGGCCGGTGTCGCCAAGGGGACCCTCTACCGCTATTTCGAGAACAAGGCGGAGCTCTACGTCGCCGTCCTGGCCGAGAACGCGGACGGCTTCGAGCGCAAGATGCGCGGCTGCATCGACGAGGCGCTCGCCCCGGCCGAACAGGTCCGGCGCCTGTCGCGCTTCTACTTCCAGCACTGGACCTCGCACCGCGAGTACTTCCAGATCTTCTGGGCGCTCGCCAACGAGCAGGTGATCGGGGAGCTGCCGCCCGCGGTCGTCACCGAGGTGAGCGGGCTGTGGGAGCAGTGCCTGCGCCTGCTCGCCGACGTGCTCGACCGCGGCGTGCGCGAGCGGGTCTTCGCGCCGCACGATTCCTGGGAGGTCGCGCACATCCTGTGGACGATGGCCAACGGCCTGATCGCGAGCGACCACGCGCAGGCGGCGCGCGACCTGCGCCGCCGGGGTCTCGAGACGGTCTTCGAGGACGCGATCGAGCTGGCCCTGCGCGGGCTCACCGTACCGGAGCGGGCGCGGCCCTAGGGCCGCTGGCGCAGGCCGGGCAGCGAGCGCGTCCAGATGCCCAGGCCGAGCGCCAGCAGGGCGGCGATCACCGCGTAGGGCAGCCGTCCGTGCAGCGCCTCGCGCGCGACGTCGGCGGCGAGCGCGCGCTCCGCGTCGGTGAGCGGCCCTTCGTGCGGCGGGAGCGCGCGGAACGCCTCGAGCAGCGCCGGGAGCGCGAGCAGCAGCGCGAAGAACAGGAGCAGCCCGAAGAAGTAGAGCAGCAGCAGCGTGAACTGGGGCCGGAAGGCCGGCGCCGCAGGGCGCGGCCGGTGCGGCGGCGGTCGCGGGCTGCCTTCCATCGCCGCTACGCTACGGGACCGTGTCCGCTCCCCGCCACCACCTCGTGATCGTCGACGCGGCCAACTGCCTGTACCGCGCCTTCTTCGCGATCCCGCCGCTGCGGACGGCCGACGGCACGCCGACCAACGCGGCCTACGGCTTCGTGAACATGGTCAACAAGGCCCTGCGCGAGGAGCAGCCGGACCACGTCGTCGTGGTCTTCGACGCACCCGGTGGAGCCCCGTTCCGCAGCGAGATCTACCCCGCCTACAAGGCGAACCGCGACGCCCAGCCCGAGGATCTCTCGGCGCAGCTTCCCGTGGTGCGCGAGCTGGTCGACGCCTACCGGCTGCCGGTGCTCGAGGTGACGGGGTTCGAGGCCGACGACGTGATCGCGACGCTCGTGGCCCGGCTGCCGCCGGACTGGCGCGCCACCATCCTGTCCACCGACAAGGACCTGATGCAGCTCGTGGGTGAGCGCGTGCAGCTCCTCGATACGATGAAGAACCGCCGCTACGGCCGCAGCGAGGTGGAGGAGCGCTTCGGCGTACCGCCCGAGCAGGTCCTCGACGTGCGGGCGCTGGTCGGGGACGCGAGCGACAACATCCCCGGCGTGAAGGGGATCGGCGACAAGGGGGCGGCGAAGCTGATCGCGGAGTGGGGCAGCCTCGAGAACCTGCTCGCCCACGCCGACGAGATCCCCCAGGCGCGCACCCGCAACGCGCTGCGCGAGCAGGCCGGGCAGGCGCGGCTCTCGAAACGGCTCGCGGCGCTCGAGCGCGACGTCGTGCTGCCCGTCCCGCTGGCCGCTCTCGCCCGCCGCGAGCCCGAGCGGGAGCGCCTGCACGCGTTGTTCCGGCGCCTCGAGTTCGGCCGCCTGCTCGCCGAGCTCGAGGCCGGCGACGCGGCCACGGCGGCGCCGCGGCCCGCCGCCTCGCCCGGGGAGGGGCGCGTGCCGGTCGCCTGCGAGGTGGTCCGTGACGAGGCCGCCCTCGACGCGCTGCTCGCGCGGCTCGCCGCAGGGCCGCGCGTGATCGCGGTCCCGGTCGGGGGCCCGGCGCTGCGCGAGCCGCTCGCCGGCATCGTCTTCGCAATCGACCCCCGCCATGCGGCCTACGTGCCCTTCGGCCACCGCTCGGTGCTCGAGGCTCCGGGTCTGCGCGCCGAGCAGGCTGCGGAGCGGATCGGGCGCCTGCTCGCCGAGAGGCCCTGGGGAGGGCGCAGCACCAAGACGCTGGCGTGCTGGCTCGGCGAGGCGGGCCAAGCGCCCCGCGCGCCGGTCTGCGACGTCGAGATCGCGGCCTTCCTGCTCGATCCGGCGGCGGCGCGCTCGACGCCGGCACTCGCCTCGCTCCATCTCGGCCGGCGCCTGCCCTCGTGGCAGGACCTGGCGGGCCGCGGCGCCCGCGCGACCGCGGCGGCCGATCTCGCCGTCGACGCCCTCGCCGCGTGGGCGGCCGAGGAGGTGTGCGCCGTCGCCGAGCTGCTGCCGATCCTCGAGGAGCGCCTCGCTGCCGACGGCCTGCGCGAGCTCTACGAGCAGGTGGAGATGCCGCTCGCGGCGGTGCTCGCGGGGATGGAGCGTGCAGGTGTGCGCGTCGACGAAGCGGTGCTCGCCTCGCTCTCGCGCGAGTACCAGGCGGAGCTCACGCGGATCGAGGCCGAGATCCACCGGCTCGCCGGCGGCCCGTTCCAGATCAGCTCGCCGCGCCAGCTCCAGGCGGTGCTCTTCGAGACGCTGAAGCTCCCCGTGGTGCGCAAGACCAAGACCGGATTCTCCACCGACGAGGCCGTGCTCGCGCAGCTCTCGACCCAGCATCCCCTGCCGGAGCGGATCCTCGCCTACCGGCGGCTCGCGAAGCTCAAGAGCACCTACGTCGACGCGCTGCCGCCGCTGGTCGACCCGAAGACCGGCCGGATCCACCCGACCTTCCACCAGACCGGCGCCGCGACGGGCCGGCTCTCGGCGTCGGATCCCAACGTGCAGAACATCCCGATCCGCAGCGAGGAGGGCGTGCGGATCCGCGAGGCCTTCGTCGCGCGCGAGGGCTGGCTCCTGGTGTCGGCGGACTACTCGCAGGTGGAGCTGCGCATCCTCGCGCACTTCTCCGGCGACGAGGAGCTGCTCGCCGCCTTCCGCAGCGGGGAGGACGTGCACCGGCGCACGGCGGCCGGCGTGCTCGGGATCGCGCCCGAGGCGGTGAGCGCGGAGCAGCGCGCGCGCGCGAAGGCGATCAACTTCGGGATCATCTACGGCTCGACCGCGTTCGGCATCGCCAACCAGCTCGGCATCGCGGCAGGCGACGCGCAGAAGACCATCGACGCGTACTTCGAGCGCTATCGCGGCGTGCGCCGCTTCCTCGACGAGACGGTCGAGCGGGCGCGCGAGCAGGGCTACGTGCGTACGCTGCTCGGGCGGCGCCGCTACCTGCCGGACCTCGGCTCCCGCAACCGCGTGTTGCGCAGCGCCGCCGAGCGGATGGCGGTCAACACCGTGATCCAGGGGACCGCGGCGGACCTGATCAAGAAGGCGATGGTCGCGGTGGACGCCGCGCTCGCCGGGGCCCGGCTGCCCGGCCGCATGATCCTGCAGGTGCACGACGAGCTGGTCTTCGAGGCGCCCCCGGAGGCGGCCGCGCCGGTCGGCCAGCTCGCCCGAGGGTGCATGGAGGCCGTCTTCACGCTGGCGGTCCCGCTGGTCGTCGAGGTGGGCTCGGGTCGCAACTGGCGGGAGGCCCACTAGCGATCGAGTGGCGAGGTCGACCCCTCGGGGGGTCAGCCGCGAATAGCCGTCGGGAGGGAGCGTCGAAGCGCCCGGAGGTGGGGTCTGCCGATGATGCCTCTGATGACGGTCTTGACGTCTACGCTACCTGCCCCGTCCGGGCTGTCCGGCTGGGTGGGCGCGGCCTCGCGGTCCGATCGCCGGGGGCGCGCAGAGGAGAGCAGGGCGATCACGGCGTCTCCCGACGGATCGGGCCCCGACGATCGCGAAGCGGTCGACCGGGCCCGCCGAGGTGATCCCGAGGCGTTCCGCGTGCTGGTCGAGCGCTATCAGGCGCGCGCGTACCGGCTCGCGCTGCGCGTGCTGCGCGACGAGGAGCGCGCGCGCGACGCGGTGCAGGACGCCTTCCTGAAGGCCTACGTGAACCTCGATCGCTTCGAGGGCCGCTCGAGCTTCTACACCTGGCTGTACCGGCTCGTGATGAACCTGTGCCTGGACGCGCGCCGCCGCGACCATTCCTCGCGCATCCTGACGACGCCCGAGCCCGCGGACCTCGATCGGCTCGGGGCGCCCGACGCCCGGCCCGCCGACGAGATGACCTTCCGCGAGCACGAGCAGGACCCCGAGGCGGCGCTCGACCGAGGCCAGCTCCGGGCGGCTCTCGCGCGTGCGATCGACGAGCTGCCCGATGCCGCGCGCGAGACCCTGATCCTGCGCGAGGTCGAAGGGCTCAGCTATGCGGAGATCGCCGAAGCGCTCGCGATTCCGAAGGGCACGGTGATGAGCCGCCTGCACTACGCGCGGCGCCGGGTGCAGGAGCTGCTGCGCCGGGCAGGGGTGGTGGATCCGGGGCGGGCCGGCACGGCCGAGGGAGGCGCGCAATGAGCGCTTGCGAGCGGATCGGTCCCCTGCTGGACGCCTATCACGACGGAGAGCTCGGGCGGCTGCGGCGCTGGACGCTGCAGCGCCACCTCGACGGCTGCGCGGGCTGTCGCAGGGAGCTGGAGGAGCTCGCCGGAGTCGGAGCATGGGTGCGCGACTCGATGGACGCCGCTCCCGCTCCGGACGTGTGGAGCGAGATCCGCTGGCGGTTGCCCGCCAGCGGCTCGAGCGCAGCGCCGCCGGCCCGGCGCCAGCGGCGCCCGGGCCGTGCCGGCTTCGGCTTCCCGGTGCTCGGTGCGGGGGTCGTCGCGGCGGCGATCGCGCTGCTGGTGCTCGTGGGTCCGCCCGAGGTCTTCCGCTCGCAGGCCGGAAGCGTGGTGCGCTCGCTCAACACGCACGGTCGTCCCGTCATGGTGCTCGATGCGCCGGGTGATGCGACGATCATCTGGCTGATGGACGACCAGGGGGTCCAGAGCGCGGAGGACGCGAGCAGTGTCTGGATCTGAGCGCGCGTCCGACCCCGGCCGAGGCGGGCCGCGCGGCCGGCTCGCGCCCGCGCCGGGCCCGTTCCCGATCGGCGCGCTCCTGTTCGCGATCCTGCTCCTCGCAGGGCCGGCGCTCGCCCAGACGGTGCGGCGGGTCGCGCTGGACCTCACGGTCAGCCACGCATCCCTCCATCCCGGGCCGATCGACCCGGCGGCTGCCCAGCTCCACGAGCGCCTTCGCGACGACTTCCGCTACCAGAGCCTGCGCGTGATCGAGCGCCGGCGGCTCGACCTCCGCACGGGGGAGGTCGGAGGCCTCGACCTCCCTACCGGCAAGCGGGTGCGGGTGCGGCCGCTCCACATGGGGCCCGGAGGCGTGCTGCTCGCGGTCGACATCGAGAACACCATGCACTCCGACATGCGCGTCCCCGATCGCCAGCCGGTGGTGATCGGCGTCGACCGCTACGACGACGGGAAGCTGATCCTCACGCTCGAGCCCCGCCTCCCAGCGGAATAGCCCCCCCGGGGGGTGGCTCGGTCAAAAAAAAGCGGCTGCGCTCGAAAAAAACTGGCCCCGGCTGACACCTTTCTCCAAAGCACGCCACTTCCCTGATGACAGCACGAATACATCCCCTTCCCAGGGAGGCCCGGACGCCAGGCGGTGTTCGGGCCTTTCCTCTTCCGGCTCCCGCCACGGAGGGGAGCAGGTGGCAGGGATCCCGGAGCTGATATAGTGCTGCCCCGATTGGAAGGGGGGGGCATGCGCGCGACCGTGTCGGTGGCGGCGCTCCGGCGGGTGCTCTTCGGGGTGCTGGCCAGCGTGGCGCTGGCCGCCGGACTCGCGGAGCCCGTGGCGGCCGTCGTGGTCCCGTTCCGGGCGGGTCGTCTGACGATCCGGATCGACGCGCTCGGCACCTCGTACTCGTTGATCGCACCCGCCCAGGGCACGGCGACCGGCACCGTGGACGTGAATCGCACCGCCACCACGCTCGGCAGCTTCACGCTGCAGGGCGGCTTGCTCTCGGCAGCGGGTGTGACGGTGCCGGTGACCGATCCGGCTCTCCAGCCGATCACCGGATTGGTCGGCAGCTTCGAGAACGAGGCGGGTCTGTTCACGTCCCAGAGTGGCACGCTCGGCGGCACGATGGGGCTGCGTCTCCCTGGCTCTCCCGCGGAGCCGGGGATCGTCGGCGTCTGCGTGATCTTCGCGTGCGACGAGTCGATCCCGCTCGAGATTCCGCTGTCGGTCGTGGGGGTGGGCGGCGAGGAGGAGGTGCCGGTCCTCCACCTCACCTTCACCCTAGCGGGTGCGCCCTGGACGATCGGGACCGCGTCGGTCCCGGTCGAGGGCGGTGAGGTGAGCGAATCGGGGTCGCTGGCCGTCCTGGGGAGCGGATGGATGCGCGTCCGGCTGGTGACGCCGATCGCGATCGGCGTCGATCCCGCGCCGCCGGGAGGGATCCCTGCACAGATCGCAGCCTTCGGCCTGCTCGATCTCGAGATCGCGGCGCC
This window encodes:
- a CDS encoding ribonuclease HII; protein product: MSDELPLALLIARAREATGARELARLLRALEGDPRAGAGALARRVERRLAEARAERARVGRLFALRRQLRRAGAQHVAGVDEVGMGPLAGPVVAAAVILPDRVELPGLDDSKRVPRPVRERLAEAIRAQAVALAVGEVEPAELDRLNVYRAGLEAMRRAVVALAPAADHLLVDARTVPGTGCHQTRLVQGDSRDGSIAAASIVAKVHRDAIMRRLEDQHPGYGFARHMGYATREHLAALRRLGPCPAHRRSFQPCAQPTLL
- the cysK gene encoding cysteine synthase A → MKIAADMTELIGNTPLVRLNRVTRGAHATVVAKLESQNPAASVKDRIGLSMIEAAERAGRIAAGKTVIVEPTSGNTGIALALVAAVKGYRCVLVMPETMSPERRVVLRALGAKLVLTEGPKGMRGAIDKAKELLARIPDSFMPQQFENPANPDVHRRTTAEELWRDTDGKIDALISGVGTGGTITGVAQTIKARRPSFQAIAVEPTTSAVLSGGPPGPHKIQGLGAGFVPEVLDTKLLDGVIQVDNEPAFVMARRLAAEEGILCGISSGANVHAAVEYAKRPENEGKLVVVIVPDFGERYLNTDLFAPFRYEGSDDV
- a CDS encoding gamma carbonic anhydrase family protein; protein product: MLAHRGRIPRIDPSAWLAPGAVVVGDVVIGPETSVWFGSVVRGDVHQIRIGARSNLQDHCVVHVTKERFPAWIGDGVTVGHRATVHGCTVRDGALVGIAAVVLDGAEVGEEALVGAGALVPPGAKIPARHLAHGVPARVVRPLREEELREQRERALEYVETARAYPRSGR
- a CDS encoding TetR/AcrR family transcriptional regulator; translation: MSESGSARRPAAPPPRPRRAEKRALQRQRILESARLVFFRDGFMAANLDEVAERAGVAKGTLYRYFENKAELYVAVLAENADGFERKMRGCIDEALAPAEQVRRLSRFYFQHWTSHREYFQIFWALANEQVIGELPPAVVTEVSGLWEQCLRLLADVLDRGVRERVFAPHDSWEVAHILWTMANGLIASDHAQAARDLRRRGLETVFEDAIELALRGLTVPERARP
- the polA gene encoding DNA polymerase I; the protein is MSAPRHHLVIVDAANCLYRAFFAIPPLRTADGTPTNAAYGFVNMVNKALREEQPDHVVVVFDAPGGAPFRSEIYPAYKANRDAQPEDLSAQLPVVRELVDAYRLPVLEVTGFEADDVIATLVARLPPDWRATILSTDKDLMQLVGERVQLLDTMKNRRYGRSEVEERFGVPPEQVLDVRALVGDASDNIPGVKGIGDKGAAKLIAEWGSLENLLAHADEIPQARTRNALREQAGQARLSKRLAALERDVVLPVPLAALARREPERERLHALFRRLEFGRLLAELEAGDAATAAPRPAASPGEGRVPVACEVVRDEAALDALLARLAAGPRVIAVPVGGPALREPLAGIVFAIDPRHAAYVPFGHRSVLEAPGLRAEQAAERIGRLLAERPWGGRSTKTLACWLGEAGQAPRAPVCDVEIAAFLLDPAAARSTPALASLHLGRRLPSWQDLAGRGARATAAADLAVDALAAWAAEEVCAVAELLPILEERLAADGLRELYEQVEMPLAAVLAGMERAGVRVDEAVLASLSREYQAELTRIEAEIHRLAGGPFQISSPRQLQAVLFETLKLPVVRKTKTGFSTDEAVLAQLSTQHPLPERILAYRRLAKLKSTYVDALPPLVDPKTGRIHPTFHQTGAATGRLSASDPNVQNIPIRSEEGVRIREAFVAREGWLLVSADYSQVELRILAHFSGDEELLAAFRSGEDVHRRTAAGVLGIAPEAVSAEQRARAKAINFGIIYGSTAFGIANQLGIAAGDAQKTIDAYFERYRGVRRFLDETVERAREQGYVRTLLGRRRYLPDLGSRNRVLRSAAERMAVNTVIQGTAADLIKKAMVAVDAALAGARLPGRMILQVHDELVFEAPPEAAAPVGQLARGCMEAVFTLAVPLVVEVGSGRNWREAH
- a CDS encoding sigma-70 family RNA polymerase sigma factor, with translation MTVLTSTLPAPSGLSGWVGAASRSDRRGRAEESRAITASPDGSGPDDREAVDRARRGDPEAFRVLVERYQARAYRLALRVLRDEERARDAVQDAFLKAYVNLDRFEGRSSFYTWLYRLVMNLCLDARRRDHSSRILTTPEPADLDRLGAPDARPADEMTFREHEQDPEAALDRGQLRAALARAIDELPDAARETLILREVEGLSYAEIAEALAIPKGTVMSRLHYARRRVQELLRRAGVVDPGRAGTAEGGAQ
- a CDS encoding anti-sigma factor, which translates into the protein MSACERIGPLLDAYHDGELGRLRRWTLQRHLDGCAGCRRELEELAGVGAWVRDSMDAAPAPDVWSEIRWRLPASGSSAAPPARRQRRPGRAGFGFPVLGAGVVAAAIALLVLVGPPEVFRSQAGSVVRSLNTHGRPVMVLDAPGDATIIWLMDDQGVQSAEDASSVWI